The following coding sequences are from one candidate division WOR-3 bacterium window:
- a CDS encoding FeS-binding protein yields the protein MKSDMRTLELKQQLHQAGFKNSVISTDHLPELQSEYGRLLDDGDLDRDFYDEIVRRYGLNWDFEPPGKLPKARSIIITAAQQPKISMEFQYKGRKFYGIIPPTYVYDTDATVLGVISAYLNDHKYKVCDALLPTKMIAVRSGLARYGRNNITYIDGWGSYYRLKAYFSDMPCDVDSWQESVAMEQCRKCTACVTKCPTSAIGKDRFLIDAGKCLTFFNEGVEEFPKWIDPAWHNCLIGCMICQDVCPANKEHVSWLMPGAEFSGEETNMILKGVSQDNLPAQTREKLQKVSMLDSYPLLKRNLRALAERESSGAS from the coding sequence ATGAAATCAGATATGAGAACTCTTGAATTGAAACAGCAACTCCATCAAGCCGGGTTTAAGAATTCTGTTATTTCGACTGATCATTTACCTGAGCTGCAGAGCGAATACGGCCGACTACTTGATGATGGTGATTTAGACAGGGATTTTTATGATGAAATAGTACGGAGATATGGACTCAATTGGGATTTCGAACCACCTGGAAAACTGCCGAAGGCAAGGTCGATCATCATCACCGCGGCACAGCAACCCAAAATAAGCATGGAATTCCAGTATAAAGGACGTAAATTCTACGGCATCATTCCACCCACGTATGTATATGATACCGATGCGACGGTTCTGGGAGTCATTTCAGCATACTTGAATGACCATAAATACAAAGTATGTGACGCGCTGCTGCCCACGAAAATGATTGCCGTCCGCAGCGGTCTTGCCCGGTATGGCAGAAACAACATCACGTACATAGACGGTTGGGGAAGTTATTATAGATTGAAGGCGTATTTTTCAGACATGCCGTGCGATGTAGATTCCTGGCAAGAATCAGTCGCTATGGAGCAGTGCAGAAAGTGTACCGCATGCGTGACCAAATGTCCAACCAGTGCGATCGGTAAAGACAGATTCCTGATAGATGCAGGAAAGTGCCTGACTTTCTTCAACGAAGGAGTTGAAGAATTCCCGAAGTGGATAGACCCGGCGTGGCACAATTGTCTTATTGGCTGTATGATCTGCCAGGACGTTTGCCCGGCAAACAAAGAGCACGTAAGCTGGCTAATGCCCGGCGCAGAATTTTCCGGTGAGGAAACCAATATGATATTGAAAGGTGTTTCGCAAGATAATCTTCCGGCACAAACCCGCGAAAAATTGCAGAAGGTCAGCATGCTCGACAGCTATCCCTTGCTCAAGAGAAATTTGCGAGCATTGGCAGAGAGAGAAAGCAGCGGGGCATCATAA
- a CDS encoding glutamine--tRNA ligase/YqeY domain fusion protein: MIQQRHERKPANFIEEIVEEDLRTNKYGGRVHTRFPPEPNGYLHIGHAKAICIDFGIASKYKGLCNLRFDDTNPTREEQQYIDSTKEDIRWLGFDWGNREYYASDYYGQLYDWAVDLIEKGKAYVDDLSAEQIREFRGTLTAPGKDSPFRNRAVEENLELFRKMRVGEFPDGSKVLRAKIDMSAGNMNMRDPVMYRILRATHHRTGDDWCIYPTYDWAHGQSDSIEGITHSLCSLEFEDHRPLYDWFLENLGVHHPQQIEFSRLNLSYTVTSTRKLRKLVEEGSVSGWDDPRMPTLAGMRRRGYPPESIRDFCEGIGVAKAESVIDIAKLEHFVREYMNKNTTRVMGVLRPLKVVIDNYPENKTEELDAVNNPEDENMGTRKVPFSRVLYIEQDDFREEPPPKYYRLAPGREVRLRYAYFIKCIDVKKDKDGKVVELHCTYDPATRGGDSPDGRKVKATLHWVSVPHAINAEVRLYDRLFTKPAPDEVDSENEDFRANLNANSLEVLTGCKLEPSLTTACAGDTYQFERLGYFCIDPDSTSSSLIFNRTVSLRDTWAKVEKAQEV, translated from the coding sequence ATGATACAACAAAGGCACGAGCGTAAGCCAGCAAATTTTATCGAGGAGATAGTTGAAGAAGATCTGCGCACTAACAAATACGGCGGCCGCGTGCACACAAGGTTTCCGCCAGAACCTAACGGGTATCTACACATCGGTCATGCCAAGGCGATCTGCATAGATTTCGGCATCGCTTCGAAATACAAGGGACTATGCAATCTCAGGTTTGATGATACGAATCCGACGCGGGAGGAACAGCAGTATATTGATTCGACAAAGGAAGACATTCGATGGTTAGGTTTTGATTGGGGGAACCGGGAATACTACGCATCCGACTACTATGGACAATTGTATGACTGGGCCGTCGATTTGATAGAGAAGGGCAAGGCTTACGTCGATGACTTGAGCGCCGAACAGATACGCGAATTCCGCGGCACTCTTACTGCACCCGGCAAGGATAGTCCGTTTCGCAATCGCGCGGTCGAAGAAAATCTCGAATTGTTCAGAAAAATGCGCGTGGGGGAATTCCCTGACGGCAGCAAGGTGTTGCGCGCGAAGATAGACATGTCAGCGGGTAATATGAACATGCGCGATCCCGTCATGTACCGAATACTTCGTGCCACCCACCACCGGACTGGCGATGACTGGTGCATCTATCCGACATATGATTGGGCTCACGGTCAGTCGGATTCGATCGAAGGGATCACTCACTCGCTCTGCTCGTTGGAGTTTGAGGACCACCGTCCGCTATATGATTGGTTCCTTGAGAATCTGGGAGTCCACCACCCGCAACAGATAGAATTCTCCCGTCTTAATCTTAGTTATACTGTCACGAGCACGCGCAAGTTACGGAAATTGGTAGAAGAAGGATCTGTCAGTGGGTGGGATGACCCACGTATGCCCACGCTCGCCGGCATGCGCAGGCGTGGTTATCCACCCGAGTCAATCCGTGATTTCTGTGAAGGCATTGGCGTTGCGAAGGCGGAGAGCGTCATCGATATCGCAAAGCTCGAGCACTTTGTGCGTGAATATATGAATAAGAATACAACACGGGTAATGGGAGTCCTGCGTCCGTTAAAGGTCGTGATCGACAACTATCCTGAAAATAAAACAGAAGAGTTGGATGCGGTGAACAATCCGGAAGATGAGAACATGGGGACGCGCAAAGTACCGTTTTCCCGTGTCCTGTATATTGAGCAGGATGACTTCCGGGAAGAACCACCGCCCAAGTATTACCGGCTGGCACCTGGGCGAGAAGTGAGATTGCGGTATGCCTATTTCATAAAGTGCATTGATGTAAAGAAGGACAAAGATGGCAAGGTCGTCGAACTCCACTGCACTTACGACCCAGCAACCCGTGGCGGCGATTCGCCGGACGGCAGAAAGGTGAAAGCGACCTTGCACTGGGTTTCTGTTCCCCATGCCATCAACGCAGAAGTTAGATTGTATGATCGTTTGTTCACCAAACCTGCTCCGGATGAGGTTGATAGTGAGAACGAAGATTTTCGCGCCAATCTAAATGCCAATTCGCTCGAGGTATTGACCGGCTGCAAACTGGAGCCGAGCTTAACCACAGCATGTGCTGGCGATACATACCAGTTTGAGCGCCTTGGGTATTTCTGTATTGATCCCGATTCGACAAGCAGCTCGCTAATCTTCAACCGCACGGTCTCGCTTCGTGATACGTGGGCAAAGGTCGAAAAGGCTCAAGAGGTTTGA
- a CDS encoding DUF6144 family protein — MTEDFEKTWLGKFSTCIERATSVEIREKIMAGSEVLSDITERKKVADWSKRAMDRLDELVDAEKRVEIMTACSCQFPKADLQGIRKRYEETGDIDLVLDMLQEKFVSFLRNGLDLNADMITDIVERGWGLAGRRAGNKIIATKIPKSTYIMEYLEETDAVKKRAIYCHCPRIRDALRTDLNISPTYCYCGAGYYKGIWEEILQRPVMVELLESVLKGDDVCRIAIHLS, encoded by the coding sequence ATGACAGAGGATTTTGAGAAGACCTGGCTCGGTAAGTTTTCTACGTGCATAGAGCGCGCGACAAGCGTCGAAATCAGAGAGAAGATTATGGCGGGAAGCGAGGTTCTATCCGACATCACGGAAAGGAAGAAGGTCGCCGACTGGTCAAAAAGAGCAATGGACAGACTGGACGAACTCGTTGATGCTGAAAAGCGCGTTGAGATAATGACCGCATGTTCCTGTCAGTTCCCGAAGGCTGATCTGCAGGGTATAAGAAAGCGGTATGAAGAAACAGGAGATATCGACCTTGTGCTTGATATGCTTCAAGAGAAATTCGTGTCTTTTCTAAGGAACGGCTTGGATCTAAACGCTGATATGATCACAGATATAGTGGAGAGGGGATGGGGCTTGGCAGGACGCAGGGCTGGAAATAAGATTATTGCCACAAAGATTCCCAAGAGCACCTATATAATGGAATATCTGGAGGAGACGGATGCAGTGAAGAAAAGAGCCATCTACTGTCATTGCCCGAGAATTCGTGATGCGCTGAGGACTGATCTGAATATATCACCCACGTACTGCTATTGCGGTGCCGGATACTACAAAGGTATTTGGGAAGAAATACTACAGCGCCCGGTGATGGTCGAGTTGTTGGAGAGCGTGTTGAAAGGCGATGATGTGTGTAGAATTGCGATTCACCTTTCTTGA